In the genome of archaeon CG10_big_fil_rev_8_21_14_0_10_43_11, the window CAAACAACCCCGAACCCTCCAACTGCGCAAACACGGGAGTTGCAAATATCGTTGTTGCAAGAAAGAAAAACACTGATTTAATTGACGCGCGCATACTCATTACCTAGCACGTTTCCTGTTATTATAGTTTCGCCAAAAAAAAAGCGGAGGGGGGCAAAACCTTTTTAACTGCTCTTGTGACGTCTTGTTTGAACATGTTTGAATTAGAGCTTGACCGCGTGGTTCATGGCGTTTTGGAGAATGCATCAAAACGCGTACTTATCCAATTACCTGACGGGCTCAAACCGCAAGCAGCGCAGATTGCAGACGTGATAGAAGAGAAAACTGGTGCAACAGTTTTGATATGGCTTTCAAGCTGTTATGGCGCGTGTGACATTCCTCTTGGACTCAATACAATCGCAGTTGACCACTTCATTCAGTGGGGTCACAATAAGTTCAACAAACGCAAGGAGGGTTGGTAAACTATGAAAGTGAGTTTTGTTGATGCAACGTGGCAAGAAGAGCTTGCTCTTACTGAACAGGTTATTTCTGAGATTACAAAAAAGGCACGAAGCATTGCGCTTTTTGCAAGCGTGCAATTTCTCAAACTGGACACGATTATTGCGCAGCTCAAACGCGCAGGTATAACGGTTCTTGAAACACGCGCAAAGCGCACGAATGCAGCTCGCCAAATTCTGGGATGTGATGTGTACCATGATTCATTTGATGCAGATATCATTGCAGACGCCGACCTTATCCTCTATATTGGTGACGGATTATTCCACCCGCAGGCATTGCTCTATGCCCAGATTCTGACAGGGAAAATTCATGATGTGCTCTTGTTTGACCCGCTTGACAAGCAGCACAAATACATTGGTCGCGAAAACATTTTGCCTCACCTCAAAAAACTGAAAGCAAACATTCTCAGATACCTGAGCGCAGACACGATTGGCATTCTTGTCACGCTCAAGCCCGGACAACAACATCTTGATTTAGCGTTGAAGCTTAAAGAAACGCTTGCGTCCTCAGGAAAAAAGGCGTACCTATTTCTTGACAACACCTTTGATTACGCCCAACTCGAGAATTTTTCTGATATCAAGGCTTGGGTGAATACGGCGTGCCCGCGCATTGGTCTTGATGACATAATAACTATTTCAAAGCCACTTATCAACCTCAATGATGCAACGCGCAGTGTTGAAATGCTTGAAGCAATCAAGAACGTACTTGCCTAACAACAAGGCGGGTGCGTAGACAACGCGTTTTTATACCTGAACAATGACAAATAGCGTATGGAAGTGGCAACATTTGGAGCAGGTTGCTTTTGGCATGTTGAAGCTGATTTTCGAAAAATAAAAGGCGTGACTAATGTGGTTGTCGGCTACATGGGTGGGCACACACAAAATCCCCGCTATGATGAGGTTTGCAGTGACAAAACAGGACATGTTGAAGTCGCGCAAATAACATTTAACCCGAAAAAAGTCTCGTATGCGCAATTGCTTGACGTGTTTTGGACTATTCATGACCCAACCCAGATTAACCGGCAGGGTCTTGATGTTGGAACCCAATACCGCACGGTTATTTATTATCACAGTGAAGAACAAAAAAGAGAAGCAGAAGCATCAAAAAAAGCGCTTGATGCATCAAAGAAATTTAAAAAACCAATTGCAACGGCGATTGTTCCGGCAGAAACGTTCTACAGAGCAGAAGAATACCACCAGCAATACTACAAGAAACAGGGAAACGTGTGCTAGCAACCGGCTATGTTAACAGCGTTCATCACACATAACTATAAAAAAAGTGAGTGCGCTAAAAAAAATTTATGGCATTCTCATTTGCAACACTGCCGGTTCTTCTCAAACTATTTGTGTTGTTCACCATACTTGGACAAGCCATTATCGTGTTGTATGCGCTTGGTCTTATTGTGCAACACGTGTTCAAGAAAAAAAGCGCGCGTATTCGGGCAATTGGAAGCGTGTGGAAAACGTATGGTGTGCATCTTAGTTTCCTTGTTGCAGCAACCGCCACTCTTGGCAGTTTGTACTTATCAGAAGTGCTGTTATGGGTTCCCTGCGAACTATGCTGGTTTCAGCGCATCCTTATGTATCCGTTAAGTCTTATTTTTCTTGTGGGAATTCTCAAAAAAGGACACGTCCGTGTTTGATTACGCTCTCCCGCTTATCCTGATGGGGCTGATGGTATCATCATATCATTATTACATCCAAATCAGCGATACCGCAACAAGTTGTTCGCTTGCCCTTGGCGCATCCTGCTCAAGCAAGCTCATCTTTGTGTTTGGCTACATCACCATTCCAGCGCTTGCTTTGAGCTGTTTTGCAGCACTGCTCATGCTTGCTCTTGCAAACAGGGGGGGCGCGTATAAAAACGTCATTTCAAAAATCAAAATTAGCATACGCGATTGAGTTGAGTTATTCTTGTTGTGACGGGTCATCATTTTCTTTTGAGAACATGCTTTTTTTGAGCACGCTAAAACCAAGACGCCATAATTTTGATTCTTTGAGCAATAATTGCACAATGAATTTTGTTGGAAAATCACGGTCGTGTTCTTCTAATATTTTTTTGCTTGATGACTGATTAAAAATCTGGATGAGCTCATCATACTGGTCTTGTGTCATAGAATTCATGGCCTCACGCATTTTAAGGCTCATCCACAAATCGCGGCCAAGCTTGCTGTTAAATTTTTTAGCATACGAGTCAGGGTTTTCTGCTAAGTACGAACCGGCAAGCAATCCATAAATGATACCACCATACGTAGTTGCTTTTACTTGCGTTGCTGCATCCCCAATCAGGTACGCACCATCTTTTGCAAGCACTTGCTTAGGATTATAGAGGGGTACAAGCCCACTTTGGGGTTCAATCACGTCATGCGAGCCAACGAGTTGTTTGAACGCCCCTGCAACGTTTTTTCCAATCACACCAATGCGGGCAACGTGTTCATCTTCAGGAACAACCCATGCAAATTCGCCAAGACCCATATGAATCTCTGTGATGCCGGGCTCTCCTTTATAGTGCGCGCGCACCTGCAGTCCTTGAAGGAATTGGCGCTCACCAAACATGCCTGCTGCTTTTGCAACTGGACTGAGCGGACCATCAGCGCCAACAAGCATGCGTGATTCAAAGCTTCCTTTGTCAGTAATAATCTTAAACGAGTCACCATTTTTTTTGAATCCTTGAAAGGTGTGATTAAGAAGAATTTTTGCGCCATTATCTTCTGCTTTTTGTGCAAGGTATTGATCAAAACGCGCGCGGTCCATAACCTTGTTTTCTTTGTCAAGGTCAATGTCAACACTTTTCCCATTTGGTGCAACAATACGGAATTTCTTGATTGTTGCTACCACAAGCTCGTCAGGAA includes:
- the msrA gene encoding peptide-methionine (S)-S-oxide reductase, producing the protein MEVATFGAGCFWHVEADFRKIKGVTNVVVGYMGGHTQNPRYDEVCSDKTGHVEVAQITFNPKKVSYAQLLDVFWTIHDPTQINRQGLDVGTQYRTVIYYHSEEQKREAEASKKALDASKKFKKPIATAIVPAETFYRAEEYHQQYYKKQGNVC